The Saxibacter everestensis genome has a window encoding:
- the lysS gene encoding lysine--tRNA ligase, producing the protein MPSDPSSEHASTELPEQLRIRREKRDRLLESGQDAYPVGVARTHSLVQVRANYPDLEPGEETSDVVGVTGRVVFVRNTGKLCFVTLQEGDGTRLQGMLSLKNIGEDRLQAWKDDIDLGDHVFIRGTVIASKRGELSVLADEWQLAAKALRPLPTMHSELSEESRVRRRYVDLIVRDEARSVVFTRAAVMRSLRRTFEEREFTEVETPMLQTLHGGANARPFSTHMNAFDIDLFLRIAPELFLKRAVVGGIEKVFEINRNFRNEGADSTHSPEFAMLEAYEAYGDYNSIAALTKDLIQTAAISALGTTTVILPDGSNYELGGEWKTLRMYDSLSEAAGVDVTPATSVDELVRLAGKHDMPLDGILRSHGKLVEELWEHLVADQLWEPTFVMDFPVETSPLVRDHRTKEGVVEKWDLYVRGFELATGYSELVDPVIQRARFHAQAKDMAAGDAEAMRLDEDFLTAMEHGMPPSGGMGMGIDRLLMAMTGLGIRETILFPLVKPE; encoded by the coding sequence ATGCCTTCAGATCCTTCTTCCGAACATGCCAGCACCGAGCTTCCCGAGCAGCTAAGAATCCGCCGCGAGAAGCGTGACAGGTTGCTCGAAAGCGGTCAGGACGCCTACCCGGTCGGGGTTGCGCGCACCCATAGCCTGGTCCAGGTCCGTGCGAACTATCCGGACCTGGAGCCCGGCGAAGAGACGAGCGACGTCGTCGGTGTGACCGGCCGGGTTGTTTTCGTGCGAAACACCGGAAAGCTGTGCTTCGTCACCCTGCAGGAAGGCGACGGTACCCGTCTGCAAGGGATGCTGAGCCTCAAGAACATCGGCGAAGACCGGCTGCAGGCCTGGAAGGACGACATCGATCTCGGCGATCACGTGTTTATCCGCGGCACCGTCATAGCCTCGAAGCGCGGTGAGCTGTCGGTGCTCGCCGATGAATGGCAATTGGCCGCGAAGGCGCTACGTCCATTGCCAACCATGCACAGCGAGCTGTCGGAAGAGTCACGCGTCAGGCGCCGCTACGTGGACCTTATTGTTCGGGATGAGGCGCGCAGCGTGGTATTTACCCGGGCCGCCGTGATGCGCAGCCTGCGCCGCACCTTCGAGGAGCGGGAGTTTACCGAGGTCGAGACGCCGATGCTGCAGACCCTGCACGGTGGTGCGAATGCCCGGCCGTTCAGCACACATATGAATGCCTTCGATATCGATCTGTTCCTGCGGATCGCGCCGGAACTGTTCCTGAAGCGTGCGGTGGTCGGCGGCATCGAGAAGGTATTCGAGATCAACCGGAATTTTCGTAACGAGGGTGCTGACTCGACGCACTCACCGGAATTCGCAATGCTCGAGGCCTACGAGGCATACGGCGATTACAACTCGATCGCCGCGCTAACCAAGGATCTGATCCAGACCGCCGCAATTTCGGCGCTCGGCACCACCACCGTAATACTGCCCGATGGCAGCAATTATGAATTGGGCGGGGAATGGAAGACCCTGCGGATGTACGACTCGCTTTCCGAGGCTGCAGGTGTCGATGTCACCCCCGCGACATCGGTCGATGAACTGGTGCGGCTGGCCGGCAAGCACGATATGCCTCTGGATGGAATACTGCGCAGCCACGGAAAGCTCGTGGAGGAACTCTGGGAGCACCTGGTGGCGGACCAGCTATGGGAGCCGACGTTTGTGATGGATTTCCCGGTCGAAACCTCCCCTCTTGTCCGGGACCACCGGACAAAGGAAGGAGTGGTGGAGAAATGGGATCTCTATGTTCGCGGTTTTGAACTGGCGACCGGATACTCCGAACTTGTCGACCCGGTGATTCAACGAGCGCGATTCCACGCCCAGGCGAAGGACATGGCAGCAGGCGATGCCGAGGCGATGCGCCTCGATGAGGATTTTCTGACCGCAATGGAACATGGCATGCCGCCGAGTGGCGGAATGGGCATGGGTATCGATCGGTTGCTGATGGCCATGACCGGACTCGGCATCAGGGAGACTATCCTGTTCCCGCTGGTCAAGCCGGAGTAG
- a CDS encoding Rossmann-like and DUF2520 domain-containing protein yields MSSATSRPGRLGVGIVGAGRVGAVIGNALRAAGHAVVGATATSDASVERVENLLPGVPILDIPTVIERSELVLLTVPDDALPELVEGLATAGCWQQGQLVAHCAGRYGVEVLRPVLGFGAIPLAIHPVMSFTGTSIDVARLSQAVFGVTAAAPVLPVAQALVVEMGAEPIVIAEADRPAYHAAVAHASNHTVTVIAQASEMLEAIGIEDPGQVLAALVRASADNALEKGQAALTGPVSRGDVETVRAHLEALTEHARATGNEELLITYALMSRATTERALAAGMIGQETGRKLLGILGSVPGR; encoded by the coding sequence ATGTCTTCAGCAACTTCACGACCGGGACGTCTCGGCGTCGGCATCGTCGGAGCAGGGCGGGTCGGCGCCGTGATCGGAAATGCCCTGCGCGCCGCCGGCCATGCAGTTGTCGGTGCCACGGCTACTTCGGATGCCAGCGTCGAGCGGGTTGAAAACCTGCTGCCAGGGGTACCGATCCTGGACATTCCGACAGTGATCGAGCGGTCCGAGCTTGTTCTGCTGACAGTTCCCGACGATGCCTTGCCAGAACTCGTCGAGGGCCTGGCCACGGCAGGCTGCTGGCAGCAGGGTCAATTGGTAGCGCACTGTGCCGGACGATACGGCGTTGAAGTGCTTCGGCCCGTGCTGGGCTTTGGTGCGATACCGCTGGCGATCCACCCTGTGATGTCCTTCACCGGTACGAGCATCGATGTGGCCCGTTTGTCGCAGGCGGTGTTCGGGGTCACTGCGGCGGCCCCGGTGCTTCCGGTCGCCCAGGCGCTCGTCGTTGAAATGGGCGCCGAGCCGATCGTGATCGCAGAGGCAGACCGGCCGGCCTATCACGCTGCGGTCGCGCATGCGTCAAATCACACCGTCACGGTCATCGCTCAGGCCAGTGAGATGCTCGAAGCGATCGGCATCGAGGATCCGGGCCAGGTACTAGCCGCCCTGGTGCGGGCCAGCGCCGACAACGCACTCGAAAAGGGGCAGGCCGCGCTGACCGGACCGGTATCCCGCGGAGATGTGGAAACAGTCAGGGCTCACCTCGAGGCGCTGACCGAGCACGCCCGTGCGACAGGTAACGAAGAGCTGCTCATCACATACGCCCTGATGTCGCGTGCCACCACGGAGCGGGCACTGGCCGCGGGCATGATTGGGCAGGAAACCGGTCGTAAGCTGCTCGGAATACTCGGATCCGTGCCGGGACGGTAG